One window of the Eucalyptus grandis isolate ANBG69807.140 chromosome 6, ASM1654582v1, whole genome shotgun sequence genome contains the following:
- the LOC104451490 gene encoding LOW QUALITY PROTEIN: receptor-like serine/threonine-protein kinase SD1-8 (The sequence of the model RefSeq protein was modified relative to this genomic sequence to represent the inferred CDS: inserted 3 bases in 3 codons), whose product METPTLLICLYFICLSVFGLSTAADTFSSGQSMKDGESLVSSDQSFELGFFSPGNSKNRYIGIWYKISPGRVVWVANRENPLTDSHGVLAFGHDGDLVLFNQSNSVIWSSNFSRVLKNPVAQLLDTGNLVLRENYSLNSDEYSWQSFDHPSDTQLPGMKLGWDLKIGLERHLTSWKSMDDPSPGDYIYRLNIQGLPQFELISLGSGKKYRTGTWDGIQFSAVPMVLHALTKLVFFNGDDEKFFSYETIKSEYSASIFTLNHSGIIQFYTASKRSNAWNLAYSPNDPCDSYSTCGANGICRSSRASICNCLKGFLPKSPEQWNLLNWSGGCTRRIPINCPKEDGFLKLAKVKIPDLLEFWLNESMSLEECQAECLKNCSCTAYANSDVSGGGSGCILWFGNLIDIKEYEEDNYGQTLYIRLPISELDVHHNSFKKKGMVIGIMMSAIAVFSVSAMVYCHRIRNCRIKSKGRKIKEEDADLPLFDLATMVNATDGFSENNLIGAGGFGPVYKGNLSTGQEVAVKRLSRNSGQGLEEFKNETILIAKLQHRNLVGLLGCCMEREEKILVYEYMQNKSLDYFIFDHERCLLLDWEKRFDIIIGIARGLLYLHHDSKLQVIHRDLKASNILLDDSLSPRISDFGLARIFAGDEKEVKTRRIIGTYGYMSPEYAFDGKFSVKSDIFSFGVLLLEIVSGKRNRGFCHPSHXHNLLGHAWLLWSANRATELIDGCLYDLVEPQVQRCIHIGLLCVQKFANDRPAMCSIVAMLGNESASLPRPKQPGFFMERSSMDSSAILTHEELHSINAVSMTSLDEAGARKKLPEDFMALGKVPYPPFFYSVYVMFMLHLVVASDTLSPGQSIKDGERLVSSGQSFELGFFSPQNSMYRYLGIWYKFSPEKVVWVANRNNPLTDSNGVLTFSDKRNLVVLNRSKSIIWSSNSSRVSRNPVAQLLDSGNLVVSENTSSHPGECSWESFDYPTDTLLAGMRLGWSPKTSFEWRLTSWKAXDDPSTGDYTYGINVNGLPQYEMIKRDSTKTYRIGPWNGFRFLGTPATESTLFNASFVYNETDVYYEFESSRDDIITMLTLNQSGLLQRLLRNKKNSRWDVMTLVPSDPCDNYGQCGANSVCKSYKDPRCQCLQGFVPKSQEEWQLFNSTSGCIRKAQLNCSQEPGFLKISMLNLPDLIDYRVNKNMSLEECKVECLKQCSCTAYTNSDVREGGSGCLMWFGDLIDLREFEQDNYVQNIYIKLSASELDSIQSPVNKKILVTVASVISGLLIAGVALSIMWKSRMKRRGLQRQKEDIDLPLYDFSTIAVATGHFSQTNMIGAGGFGSVYKGNLSMGQEIAVKRLSKGSRQGLEEFMNEVLLIAKLQHRNLVGLLGCCIEGEERMLIYEYMPNKSLDYFIFDDDRSFLLAWKSRFDIVLGIARGLLYLHQDSKLRVIHRDLKTSNILLDADLNPKISDFGLARIFGGNEREARTKRIVGTYGYMSPEYAFDGKFSVKSDVFSLGVILLEIVSSKRNRGFCHSDHQHNLLGHSWLLWSAGRSLELLHESLCDSFIAFQVERCIHVGLLCVQKFPGDRPTMSSVVFMLTNEEAILPQPXHPGFFMERLPSSTEASLIREELYTRNMVTVTMPEGR is encoded by the exons ATGGAAACTCCTACTTTGTTAATCTGCCTTTACTTTATCTGCCTGTCAGTCTTTGGCTTATCGACGGCAGCTGACACGTTCAGTTCAGGCCAGTCTATGAAAGATGGAGAGTCATTGGTCTCTTCTGACCAAAGCTTTGAGCTCGGCTTCTTCTCTCCTGGCAACTCCAAGAACAGGTACATCGGCATATGGTACAAGATTAGTCCGGGAAGAGTTGTTTGGGTTGCCAACAGGGAAAATCCCCTCACTGATTCACACGGAGTTCTCGCGTTTGGTCATGATGGAGATCTAGTTCTTTTCAACCAATCGAACAGCGTCATCTGGTCTTCAAATTTCTCCAGGGTTCTGAAAAATCCGGTTGCACAGCTCTTAGACACTGGAAATCTTGTTCTCAGAGAGAATTATAGTCTGAATTCTGATGAATATTCGTGGCAGAGCTTTGATCATCCGTCGGACACACAACTACCCGGTATGAAATTAGGATGGGACTTGAAAATTGGTTTAGAAAGACATCTGACTTCTTGGAAAAGCATGGATGATCCTTCCCCCGGAGACTATATTTACAGGTTAAATATACAAGGGTTGCCTCAATTTGAACTCATCAGCTTAGGATCCGGCAAGAAATATCGAACAGGAACGTGGGATGGAATACAATTCAGTGCTGTTCCAATGGTTTTGCATGCACTGACCAAGCTGGTGTTCTTTAATGGTgatgatgagaaatttttttcatatgaaACCATAAAAAGCGAATATAGCGCAAGTATATTTACATTAAACCATTCCGGGATTATCCAGTTCTATACTGCAAGTAAAAGAAGCAATGCCTGGAACCTCGCGTACTCACCAAACGATCCATGTGATAGTTACAGTACTTGTGGGGCCAACGGTATCTGTAGAAGTAGCAGAGCTTCGATATGCAATTGCTTAAAGGGCTTTTTACCGAAGTCTCCTGAACAATGGAATCTCCTCAATTGGTCCGGTGGATGCACGAGAAGAATACCAATAAATTGTCCAAAGGAAGATGGGTTCCTCAAACTCGCAAAAGTGAAAATTCCAGACCTGTTAGAGTTCTGGCTGAACGAGAGCATGAGCCTTGAAGAATGCCAGGCCGAGTGCTTAAAGAACTGTTCATGCACCGCTTATGCTAATTCAGATGTTAGCGGGGGAGGTAGTGGCTGTATCCTGTGGTTCGGAAACCTAATTGACATTAAGGAGTACGAAGAAGATAACTATGGGCAAACTCTATACATCCGCCTACCAATATCTGAACTAG ATGTCCATCATAACTCTTTTAAGAAGAAGGGGATGGTCATTGGCATAATGATGTCGGCTATTGCTGTTTTTTCTGTATCGGCCATGGTGTACTGCCATCGAATTAGGAATTGCAGAATAAAGAGCAAAG GTAGGAAAATCAAGGAGGAAGATGCTGACTTGCCACTTTTTGATCTGGCTACCATGGTTAATGCTACAGACGGTTTTTCTGAGAATAATCTGATTGGAGCTGGTGGCTTTGGCCCAGTTTACAAG GGCAATCTTTCCACAGGACAAGAAGTAGCAGTGAAGAGACTGTCAAGAAACTCAGGACAAGGTCTTGAAGAGTTCAAGAATGAAACAATTCTGATAGCCAAACTTCAACACCGGAATCTTGTGGGGCTTCTGGGTTGTTGCATGGAGAGGGAGGAAAAGATTTTGGTTTATGAGTACATGCAAAACAAGAGCTTGGATTATTTTATCTTTG ATCATGAAAGATGCTTATTGTTAGACTGGGAAAAACGTTTTGATATTATCATCGGGATTGCTAGAGGTCTTCTGTATCTCCACCATGATTCTAAACTCCAAGTAATTCACCGTGATCTCAAAGCTAGCAACATTTTATTGGATGACAGCCTAAGCCCTAGGATCTCTGACTTTGGGTTGGCAAGAATTTTCGCTGGTGATGAGAAAGAAGTAAAGACAAGGAGAATCATCGGAACCTA TGGCTATATGTCCCCTGAGTATGCATTCGATGGAAAATTCTCTGTGAAATCCGATATCTTTAGCTTTGGTGTGCTTTTGTTAGAGATTGTAAGCGGCAAACGAAACAGAGGATTCTGCCACCCAAGTC AACATAACCTTCTTGGACAT GCATGGTTGCTTTGGAGTGCAAACAGAGCCACGGAACTCATTGATGGATGCTTGTATGATCTGGTGGAACCTcaagtacaaagatgtatccATATCGGCTTGTTATGTGTGCAGAAGTTCGCCAACGATAGACCAGCGATGTGCTCTATTGTTGCCATGTTAGGAAATGAAAGTGCAAGCTTGCCTCGACCTAAACAGCCTGGTTTCTTTATGGAAAGAAGTTCAATGGACTCAAGCGCAATCTTGACACATGAAGAACTCCATTCTATTAATGCAGTCTCAATGACATCGTTGGATG AGGCAGGAGCTAGGAAAAAACTACCAGAAGATTTCATGGCATTGGGAAAGGTTCCATATCCCCCCTTCTTTTACTCTGTTTATGTCATGTTTATGCTGCACTTGGTGGTCGCATCTGATACCTTAAGTCCAGGTCAGTCCATCAAAGATGGGGAGAGATTGGTCTCTTCAGGCCAAAGCTTTGAGCTTGGCTTCTTCTCTCCACAAAACTCCATGTATAGGTACTTGGGGATATGGTACAAATTTAGTCCTGAAAAAGTCGTTTGGGTTGCCAACCGAAACAACCCGCTCACTGATTCAAATGGTGTTCTCACATTTAGCGATAAGAGGAATCTAGTTGTTCTCAACCGATCAAAGAGCATCATCTGGTCTTCAAATTCATCCAGGGTTTCAAGAAACCCAGTCGCACAGTTGTTGGACTCTGGTAACCTTGTCGTTTCAGAGAATACAAGTTCACATCCTGGTGAATGTTCATGGGAGAGCTTTGACTATCCAACTGACACCCTTTTAGCTGGTATGCGATTGGGATGGAGCCCCAAAACCAGTTTCGAATGGCGTCTGACTTCTTGGAAAG AGGATGATCCTTCCACTGGAGACTACACCTACGGAATAAATGTTAATGGGTTGCCCCAATATGAAATGATCAAAAGAGACTCCACAAAAACATATCGAATAGGGCCATGGAATGGATTCCGCTTCTTGGGAACTCCAGCGACCGAGAGTACCCTTTTTAATGCGTCGTTTGTTTACAATGAGACAGACGTATATTATGAGTTTGAATCTTCAAGGGATGATATCATTACCATGCTCACGTTGAATCAGTCTGGTCTTCTGCAACGTCTtctaaggaacaaaaagaactcTAGATGGGATGTCATGACCTTAGTACCCAGCGATCCATGTGACAACTATGGGCAGTGTGGTGCTAATAGTGTCTGCAAAAGTTACAAAGACCCTAGATGCCAGTGCTTGCAGGGATTCGTGCCTAAATCCCAAGAAGAGTGGCAGTTATTTAATTCAACCAGTGGGTGCATTAGGAAAGCTCAGTTGAATTGCTCTCAAGAACCGGGCTTTCTGAAAATTTCGATGCTGAATCTGCCCGATCTGATAGACTACAGGGTAAACAAGAATATGAGCCTTGAGGAGTGCAAGGTGGAGTGTCTAAAGCAGTGTTCTTGCACGGCTTATACTAATTCAGATGTTAGAGAAGGAGGAAGTGGCTGTTTGATGTGGTTTGGCGATCTCATTGATTTAAGAGAATTTGAACAAGACAACTATGTACAAAATATCTACATAAAATTATCTGCATCCGAGTTAG ATTCCATCCAGAGCCCTGTCAATAAGAAAATACTGGTGACTGTCGCTTCAGTCATTTCTGGATTGCTCATAGCAGGTGTAGCATTGAGTATTATGTGGAAGAGCAGAATGAAAAGAAGAG GCTTACAAAGGCAGAAGGAAGACATTGATTTACCATTATATGATTTTTCTACCATTGCTGTTGCTACTGGACATTTCTCACAGACCAACATGATTGGAGCGGGTGGCTTTGGTTCAGTCTACAAG GGAAATCTCTCCATGGGTCAAGAAATAGCAGTGAAGAGGCTGTCAAAAGGTTCGAGACAAGGCCTTGAAGAATTTATGAATGAAGTTCTTCTAATTGCCAAACTTCAGCATAGGAATCTCGTCGGACTTCTTGGCTGTTGcattgagggagaagaaagaatgttaatatATGAGTATATGCCAAATAAAAGCTtggattatttcatttttg ATGATGACAGAAGCTTCTTGTTAGCATGGAAGAGTCGCTTTGACATAGTTTTAGGAATTGCGAGAGGTCTTCTCTATCTTCATCAAGATTCAAAACTACGAGTCATTCACAGAGATCTCAAAACAAGCAATATATTGTTAGATGCAGACCTCAATCCTAAAATCTCAGACTTTGGCCTTGCAAGAATCTTTGGAGGCAACGAAAGAGAAGCAAGAACAAAAAGAATCGTTGGTACCTA TGGCTATATGTCACCGGAATATGCTTTTGACGGAAAATTCTCTGTGAAATCCGACGTTTTTAGTCTTGGTGTAATTTTGCTGGAGATAGTAAGTAGCAAAAGGAACAGAGGTTTCTGCCATTCTGATCATCAACACAATCTTCTTGGGCAT TCATGGTTGCTGTGGAGCGCAGGCAGGTCCTTAGAGCTCCTACATGAATCTCTATGCGACTCCTTCATTGCATTCCAAGTTGAGAGATGCATTCATGTCGGTTTGCTATGTGTGCAAAAGTTTCCTGGAGATAGGCCAACAATGTCTTCAGTCGTTTTCATGTTAACGAATGAGGAAGCAATCTTGCCCCAGC AACATCCCGGTTTCTTTATGGAGAGACTTCCATCGAGCACAGAGGCATCTTTAATAAGGGAAGAATTGTACACAAGGAATATGGTTACGGTCACCATGCCGGAAGGTCGATAA